In Marinitoga hydrogenitolerans DSM 16785, the genomic window ATCGATAATACTTTTTCTAACTTTAATACATTTCTCTATTGATTCATTAAAATTTAAAAATAGAGCGAAAAAATCTTTTAATTCTCACACTTATTATATATTAGATCAAGTTATGCATTTTTCTTCACTAATGCTAGTAAGTTTATTTTATAATCCGCAAAATTTATTTATTAGTTTACAATATACAAAAATCATTTCCATTGCTTTATTTAACGCTTACTTCATTAGTCTTCTTTTTTATATGATAGATGGTTTTAAAAAGCCATATAAAAGAGATTATCTTGGATACATCTTCAGAATGGCTTTGCCATTTATAAAATATTATAATAATATTTTGTTCTTAATATTTTCTTTTATATTTATAATGTTTTCAATACTTTTAATGATAAAAAAAGAAGAAATAAACACACGTTCAGAATTAGGACCTTTATCTCTTAGTATAATAATCACGTATTTAACTATATGGAGGTGAAATTATGTTTAAAAAGTGGGGAGTGATTTGTCTATTTTTATTAAGTTCCATTTTATTTTTTGGAAATCTTACTATTACCATTGAAAATACAACTGTTTATGCTGGTGAAAATATCCCTATCCAAATATCTACAGATCAATCTACTTTGACACATCTTTATGTTGATGTTACTAGCGGGGGTTTTGACGATCCTCTGATATTATTTGATGGATTTGATTTAATTGATGGAAAAGCTCAAATTATATTTTTAGCCCCTTTGATTCCCGGAGAATCTGTTATTACATTTTTTAACGAAGACAAAAGTATTGAAAAAAAATTAGTTTTGGATATTATTGAAGAAAGTATTAATTTACCTAAAACAAAATTAATTATTTTAGAAAAAAAAGGAAATGTATTATATAAAAAACCAAATTCAGACATTTGGGATTCACTTAGTCTTGAAACAATAATACAAGAAAATTCAGATCTATTGACTTTAAAAGATGGATTTGTCCACTTAAAAGAACCAAATTTAAACATTGAAATTAAAGTTACTTCTGATACTCAATTATATATTAAAAGACTAAGAGTTTCTGAAAATG contains:
- a CDS encoding DUF3307 domain-containing protein encodes the protein MIENIFFTFLLSHLVGDYVFQTSYIAKYKNSKVPVLLLHIFIIFISMFILLLPSSLNLKNLSIILFLTLIHFSIDSLKFKNRAKKSFNSHTYYILDQVMHFSSLMLVSLFYNPQNLFISLQYTKIISIALFNAYFISLLFYMIDGFKKPYKRDYLGYIFRMALPFIKYYNNILFLIFSFIFIMFSILLMIKKEEINTRSELGPLSLSIIITYLTIWR